A single region of the Elizabethkingia sp. JS20170427COW genome encodes:
- a CDS encoding NAD kinase: MKAAIYTQKRDLDTFLYLSKFISELNKRGVTAVLHSNTAEELQFSKVFPTFSNTEDLKRENIDYFFSFGGDGTILNALIFVQDLNIPVVGVNTGRLGFLASFTKEEIFGNIDKVLNNELSITQRSVIKVNGVDIDFPYALNDITISRKETTSMITVHSYIDDEFLNVFWGDGLIVSTPTGSTAYSLSCGGPIITPINDIFAITPIAPHNLNVRPLIVKDDVKIKLKVESRVPQYSLSLDSRLYHIKTLEDITLERAPFTLALVQPDDISFFETIRQKLLWGNDKRN, translated from the coding sequence ATGAAAGCAGCTATATATACACAAAAAAGAGACTTAGATACATTTCTCTATCTAAGCAAATTTATTTCAGAACTCAATAAGAGAGGGGTAACAGCTGTTCTTCATAGCAATACTGCAGAAGAATTGCAGTTTTCTAAGGTGTTCCCTACATTTTCTAATACCGAAGATTTAAAAAGAGAAAATATTGACTATTTTTTTAGCTTTGGTGGAGACGGAACGATACTAAACGCATTAATCTTTGTACAAGACCTTAATATTCCTGTGGTGGGAGTTAACACGGGAAGGCTTGGGTTTTTAGCGAGTTTTACCAAAGAAGAAATCTTCGGAAATATCGATAAAGTACTCAATAATGAACTGAGTATCACCCAAAGATCGGTGATTAAAGTAAATGGGGTAGATATAGACTTCCCTTATGCTCTCAATGATATAACGATTTCTAGAAAGGAAACCACCTCCATGATTACTGTTCATTCTTATATAGATGATGAATTCTTAAATGTTTTTTGGGGAGATGGATTAATCGTTTCCACCCCTACAGGATCTACGGCTTATTCACTGAGTTGTGGAGGCCCTATCATCACTCCTATTAACGATATTTTTGCAATTACCCCTATTGCTCCTCATAATCTTAATGTACGCCCTTTAATTGTAAAAGATGATGTTAAGATAAAATTAAAAGTTGAAAGTAGAGTTCCTCAATATTCCTTGTCTTTAGATTCTAGACTATATCACATCAAAACTCTAGAAGATATTACTTTGGAGAGAGCTCCTTTTACCCTAGCATTGGTACAGCCTGATGATATTAGTTTTTTTGAAACTATTCGTCAGAAATTGCTTTGGGGAAATGATAAGCGCAATTGA
- the fbaA gene encoding class II fructose-bisphosphate aldolase, which translates to MSRKFPAGVATGSLVADIFQDAKENKYALPAVNVIGSSNINATIETAAKLNSPVIIQFSNGGAIYNAGKGLSNEAQKAAILGSVAGAKHIHTLAEAYGATVILHTDHCAKKLLLWIDGLLDASEAHYKQYGKSLFSSHMLDLSEEPLEENLEISAKYFERMAKMQMTLEVEIGVTGGEEDGVDNSSVDNSLLYTQPEDVAYTYEKLKAVSDNFTIAAAFGNVHGVYKPGNVVLTPKILDNSQKFVQEKFGTAEKPINFVFHGGSGSTLEEIREAIDYGVIKMNIDTDLQFAYTEGIRDYMTEKIDYLRSQIGNPEGPEAPNKKFYDPRVWLRKGEETFAKRLVQAFENLNNINTL; encoded by the coding sequence ATGAGTAGAAAGTTCCCGGCAGGAGTAGCCACAGGTTCATTGGTAGCAGATATTTTTCAAGATGCTAAAGAGAATAAATATGCTTTACCAGCAGTTAACGTAATCGGTTCTAGCAATATCAATGCGACTATTGAAACAGCAGCAAAATTAAATTCACCAGTAATTATCCAGTTCTCTAATGGAGGTGCTATTTACAACGCTGGAAAAGGGCTTTCTAACGAAGCTCAAAAGGCTGCAATCTTAGGAAGTGTAGCAGGTGCTAAACACATCCATACATTGGCAGAAGCATATGGTGCAACTGTAATTTTACATACAGACCACTGTGCAAAAAAACTTCTTCTTTGGATAGATGGTTTATTAGACGCTAGTGAAGCTCACTATAAACAATATGGAAAATCTCTTTTCTCTTCACATATGTTAGACCTTTCTGAAGAGCCTTTAGAGGAAAACCTAGAAATTTCTGCTAAATATTTCGAGAGAATGGCTAAAATGCAAATGACTCTTGAAGTAGAAATTGGGGTAACAGGAGGTGAAGAAGATGGTGTAGATAACTCTAGTGTAGATAATTCTTTACTATACACTCAGCCAGAAGATGTTGCTTATACTTATGAAAAGTTAAAAGCAGTTTCTGATAACTTTACAATTGCGGCAGCTTTCGGTAACGTACACGGAGTTTATAAACCAGGTAACGTAGTACTTACTCCAAAAATATTAGATAACTCACAAAAATTTGTTCAAGAGAAATTTGGTACTGCTGAAAAACCAATAAACTTTGTATTCCACGGAGGATCAGGTTCTACACTTGAAGAAATTAGAGAAGCTATTGATTACGGTGTAATTAAAATGAATATCGATACCGATTTGCAATTTGCATATACAGAAGGTATTAGAGATTACATGACAGAGAAAATAGACTACCTAAGAAGCCAAATTGGTAACCCAGAAGGTCCTGAAGCTCCTAACAAGAAATTCTATGACCCAAGAGTTTGGTTAAGAAAAGGTGAAGAAACTTTTGCTAAAAGATTAGTTCAGGCGTTTGAAAACCTGAACAATATTAATACCCTTTAA
- a CDS encoding nucleoside recognition domain-containing protein — protein MALSRIWSAFIIVAIAVASFKYLSSDHYKTIYNDMVVGSSGDTVQIATKPLQELSPNLQTELLQKKETEVSHIHYRKMDNQEVQVYRIQTAEGIIGTSKTAVDICIGLIGIMTLFMGFMSIAEKAGGINFLSRLIQPFFSKLFPEIPKGHPSFGHMMLNFSANLLGLDNAATPFGLKAMESLQTLNPNKDRASNAQIMFLCLHASGLTLIPVSIIAIRASMHSQTPTDIFLPCMIATFFATMAAMIIVSIKQKINLFQPIVLAYIGSISAILALLVVFLVQLSKQELDDFSKLLSNGIILLIFLLIVLGGIYKKINIFDAFVEGAKDGFTTCVKIIPYLVGILIAISLLRTSGVFEAIIDGMKYIASISHIDTRFVDGLPTALIKPLSGSGARGMMVDTMQTFGADSFQGRLSAILQGSSDTTFYVIAVYFGAVSIRDTRYTVGAMLLADLVGIIASITLAYIFFG, from the coding sequence ATGGCATTAAGCAGAATTTGGAGTGCCTTTATTATCGTTGCCATTGCGGTAGCAAGTTTTAAATATTTGAGTTCCGACCATTACAAGACCATTTATAACGATATGGTGGTGGGAAGCAGTGGAGATACAGTACAGATTGCAACAAAACCCCTTCAGGAACTTAGCCCGAACCTTCAAACAGAACTTCTTCAGAAAAAAGAAACAGAAGTTAGCCATATCCATTATCGTAAAATGGATAATCAAGAAGTACAAGTGTACAGAATACAAACTGCCGAAGGTATTATTGGAACCAGTAAAACAGCAGTAGATATTTGTATAGGGCTCATCGGGATAATGACTCTATTTATGGGGTTTATGAGTATTGCAGAAAAGGCAGGAGGGATTAATTTTTTAAGCAGATTGATTCAGCCATTTTTTTCAAAACTCTTCCCAGAGATTCCTAAAGGACACCCTTCATTTGGACATATGATGCTGAATTTTAGTGCTAATCTTCTAGGATTGGACAATGCAGCTACTCCTTTTGGGTTAAAAGCAATGGAGAGCTTGCAAACGCTTAATCCTAATAAAGATAGAGCAAGCAATGCTCAGATTATGTTTTTATGCTTACATGCCAGTGGGTTAACGCTAATACCGGTAAGTATTATTGCTATTAGAGCTTCTATGCACTCGCAAACCCCTACAGATATTTTCCTCCCATGTATGATAGCTACTTTTTTTGCAACCATGGCCGCGATGATTATCGTATCTATTAAGCAGAAAATTAACCTTTTTCAACCCATAGTATTAGCGTATATAGGAAGTATTTCTGCAATATTAGCTTTGCTGGTAGTCTTTTTGGTACAGCTGAGTAAGCAAGAGCTTGATGATTTTAGCAAACTCTTAAGCAATGGGATTATCCTGCTTATTTTCCTTCTTATTGTCTTAGGGGGAATCTATAAAAAAATAAATATTTTTGATGCCTTTGTAGAAGGAGCTAAAGATGGTTTTACCACCTGTGTAAAGATTATTCCGTATTTGGTGGGAATATTAATAGCCATCTCTTTGTTAAGGACCAGTGGGGTGTTTGAGGCAATTATCGATGGAATGAAATATATTGCAAGTATTTCCCATATCGACACTCGTTTTGTAGATGGATTGCCCACAGCACTTATCAAACCTCTTAGTGGATCGGGAGCCCGAGGAATGATGGTGGATACCATGCAGACTTTTGGTGCGGATAGTTTCCAAGGTAGGCTTTCGGCGATTTTGCAAGGCAGCTCAGATACTACATTTTATGTTATCGCAGTTTATTTTGGAGCAGTGTCCATACGAGATACCCGATATACTGTTGGTGCAATGTTATTAGCCGATTTGGTAGGAATTATAGCCTCTATTACTTTGGCTTATATATTCTTTGGATAA
- the aat gene encoding leucyl/phenylalanyl-tRNA--protein transferase: protein MYRLHPDEISFPDPKKYHPEEGVIAIGGDLSVERVWFAYQLGIFPWFNEGEEILWWSPDPRFVLYPNELRVSKSMRKIMRDEVFRFTENQCFEEVVRSCKNVSRKGQRGTWITEEMVKVYQQLHLLGKAKSVEVWQGDALVGGFYGVDLGVVFCGESMFSKVSNASKAGFIHFVQKYQQQYQLIDCQTYTQYLESLGAKMIEKLKYLSYLEI, encoded by the coding sequence ATGTACCGATTACATCCTGACGAAATTAGTTTTCCTGATCCTAAAAAGTACCATCCTGAAGAAGGGGTTATAGCAATAGGTGGAGATCTTTCGGTAGAAAGAGTGTGGTTTGCCTATCAACTCGGGATTTTCCCATGGTTTAATGAAGGTGAGGAAATTTTATGGTGGTCGCCAGATCCTAGGTTTGTTCTGTATCCAAACGAGCTTAGAGTTTCTAAATCTATGCGAAAGATCATGAGAGATGAGGTTTTTCGTTTTACGGAAAATCAATGTTTTGAAGAAGTGGTAAGATCGTGTAAAAACGTTTCCAGAAAAGGCCAGCGAGGGACTTGGATTACCGAAGAGATGGTGAAAGTATATCAACAACTTCATCTTTTAGGAAAGGCAAAAAGTGTTGAGGTATGGCAGGGAGATGCTTTAGTAGGAGGTTTTTATGGAGTGGATTTAGGAGTGGTTTTTTGTGGGGAAAGTATGTTTTCTAAAGTAAGTAATGCTTCTAAGGCAGGATTCATCCATTTTGTTCAAAAATATCAACAGCAGTATCAATTAATAGATTGTCAAACATACACCCAGTATTTAGAAAGTCTTGGGGCGAAGATGATAGAGAAGCTTAAATATCTGAGTTATTTGGAGATATAG
- a CDS encoding CBS domain-containing protein: protein MFIKEYISKDYPAFSITESLQKVKPLIHQSGFSHVFIQSKGRLLGAISKDKICRSDADSLEDLQPYLERFAMLEDSTILDSIRILKSFNANVIPIINSEEKYLGSISIVNIFQEFSQYPFFWENGAILIVEVDEREYSMTEIAKIVEGNNAKFYGAFIYHCDQGKIQVVVKVSRDNLSSIDETFDRFGYRVVHKFYSDLRDELLKDRLGFLQKYMEI, encoded by the coding sequence ATGTTTATAAAGGAATATATTTCCAAGGATTACCCAGCATTCAGTATCACCGAAAGTCTGCAGAAGGTAAAGCCTTTGATTCATCAAAGTGGTTTTTCCCATGTTTTTATTCAAAGTAAAGGCAGGCTTCTTGGGGCGATTAGTAAAGATAAAATTTGCCGAAGCGATGCGGATAGTTTAGAAGATTTACAACCTTATCTTGAAAGATTTGCGATGCTGGAAGATAGTACAATTTTGGATAGTATCAGAATTTTAAAATCCTTTAATGCGAATGTTATTCCAATTATAAACAGCGAAGAAAAATACTTAGGCTCTATCTCGATTGTAAATATTTTTCAGGAGTTTTCCCAATATCCATTTTTTTGGGAAAACGGTGCAATATTAATTGTAGAAGTGGATGAGAGAGAATACTCGATGACGGAGATCGCTAAGATTGTGGAAGGAAATAACGCAAAATTTTATGGTGCGTTTATCTACCATTGCGACCAAGGAAAAATCCAGGTGGTTGTAAAAGTTAGTCGAGATAATTTAAGCTCTATAGATGAAACTTTTGATCGATTTGGATATCGTGTGGTTCACAAATTTTACTCAGATTTAAGAGACGAGCTTTTGAAGGATAGGTTGGGTTTTCTTCAGAAATATATGGAAATTTAA
- the accD gene encoding acetyl-CoA carboxylase, carboxyltransferase subunit beta, with translation MAFDWFKRKTQNILTPTDQKKDSPKGLWHKTPTGKIIEHEELKNNNFVSPEDGHHVRIGSREYFDILFDDAKFKELDAKVESVDILNFKDTKTYTDRLKEVKNKTKLTDSVRNATGKVGGTEMVISCMDFSFIGGSLGSVMGEKIARAIDYAMKHKLPFMIICQSGGARMQEAAYSLMQLAKVQAKLAQLSDKGLPYIAYLTDPTFGGITASFAMTADLIIAEPGALIGFAGPRVIRETIGRDLPEGFQTSEFLLEKGFIDFIVKRTEAKETISKAMRLMMNAYA, from the coding sequence ATGGCATTTGATTGGTTTAAAAGAAAAACGCAAAACATCCTTACTCCTACTGATCAGAAGAAGGATTCCCCAAAAGGATTGTGGCATAAAACACCTACCGGGAAAATTATAGAGCACGAAGAACTTAAAAATAACAACTTCGTTTCTCCTGAAGATGGCCACCACGTAAGAATTGGAAGTAGAGAATACTTTGATATACTTTTCGATGATGCTAAATTTAAAGAACTAGACGCTAAAGTAGAAAGTGTAGATATCTTAAACTTTAAAGATACCAAAACTTATACTGATAGGCTAAAAGAGGTGAAAAATAAAACCAAACTTACCGATTCGGTAAGAAATGCAACAGGTAAAGTAGGCGGTACAGAGATGGTAATCTCATGTATGGATTTCAGCTTTATCGGTGGGTCTTTAGGTTCAGTAATGGGAGAAAAAATAGCGCGTGCAATTGATTATGCGATGAAGCATAAACTTCCTTTTATGATTATCTGCCAATCTGGTGGAGCAAGAATGCAAGAAGCAGCTTATTCCCTAATGCAGTTGGCGAAAGTTCAAGCAAAATTAGCACAGCTTTCAGATAAAGGATTGCCTTATATCGCTTATCTTACCGACCCCACTTTTGGTGGTATTACAGCATCTTTTGCGATGACAGCCGACCTTATCATTGCAGAACCAGGAGCTTTAATTGGTTTCGCAGGCCCTCGTGTTATTCGTGAAACCATCGGTAGAGATTTACCAGAAGGCTTCCAAACTTCAGAATTTTTACTAGAAAAAGGATTTATCGACTTTATCGTGAAAAGAACTGAAGCGAAGGAAACTATTTCTAAAGCGATGAGATTGATGATGAATGCTTACGCTTAA